A single Augochlora pura isolate Apur16 chromosome 2, APUR_v2.2.1, whole genome shotgun sequence DNA region contains:
- the LOC144477564 gene encoding putative cytochrome P450 28d1, with translation MATTTLTLLLGALVLLAVYMVKAYTFWQRRKIPIPDGWWPFLGHMWPIYTVTKSMADHFEDLYNKCNKHSMFGMYNGFAPTLVVREPQLIKQVLQSSFANFHKNGFQVSPKTDPLLAMNPFFAYGEAWQNGRKRFTTAFSNARLKNLYTGVTEVCKKQQAFLEKQLKSRDKYEVELKHFFGRFTAESVANAGLGIEGYSYEDNPPPNAFHSIGLAIFTPSFFKAFLTNIFIYKTNVARFFEISFLDQKVNEFFRRVVRENLEFRRKNSTPKHDFFQLMVDLEKSEGTMNEERIVSNSLSLFIDGFETSRLTLTFTGYYLALYPEVQEKLRNEIRTTIAAHNGVLTFEALKDLKYMDQVISESQRKQAVVIFLKKICTNECELVGSDGLSVRVEPGMNVHVPIGPLHRDAEYWSDPDVFDPDRFSEERKRDIQKMSFLPFGEGPRMCVGMKMAILMVKSCLATFLNNYQIELSPKTTVPLKLSKYHFLPESVSGVWVNVSKL, from the coding sequence ATGGCAACCACGACATTGACATTGCTCCTCGGAGCTCTCGTACTACTTGCGGTCTACATGGTCAAGGCGTACACCTTCTGGCAGCGACGTAAGATCCCGATCCCGGACGGGTGGTGGCCGTTCCTGGGCCACATGTGGCCGATATACACAGTCACGAAAAGCATGGCAGACCACTTCGAGGATCTGTACAACAAGTGCAATAAGCACAGCATGTTCGGCATGTACAACGGATTCGCGCCCACGCTGGTGGTGCGCGAGCCGCAGCTGATAAAACAGGTTCTGCAAAGCAGCTTCGCGAACTTCCACAAGAATGGTTTCCAAGTGTCGCCGAAGACGGACCCTCTGTTAGCCATGAATCCGTTCTTCGCTTACGGCGAAGCGTGGCAGAACGGAAGAAAGCGATTCACCACCGCGTTTTCCAATGCCCGTCTGAAGAACCTGTACACCGGCGTGACCGAGGTGTGCAAGAAACAGCAGGCGTTCTTGGAGAAGCAGCTGAAGTCGCGGGACAAGTACGAGGTCGAGCTGAAACACTTCTTCGGAAGGTTCACAGCCGAGTCCGTGGCGAACGCCGGCTTGGGTATCGAAGGGTACAGCTACGAGGACAACCCGCCACCGAACGCGTTCCACTCTATCGGCCTGGCAATCTTCACTCCGAGCTTCTTCAAAGCGTTCTTAACCAACATTTTCATCTACAAAACGAATGTGGCCAGATTCTTCGAAATCTCGTTCCTGGATCAGAAAGTGAACGAGTTCTTCAGACGCGTCGTGCGGGAGAACTTGGAGTTCAGACGCAAGAATTCGACACCCAAGCACGACTTCTTCCAGCTGATGGTCGACTTGGAGAAGTCTGAGGGCACGATGAACGAGGAAAGGATCGTATCTAACTCGCTTTCCCTTTTCATCGACGGTTTCGAGACCAGCAGATTGACGCTCACCTTCACCGGCTACTATTTGGCATTATATCCTGAGGTCCAGGAGAAGCTGAGGAATGAAATTCGAACGACGATCGCCGCACACAACGGCGTGCTAACGTTCGAAGCCCTCAAGGATTTAAAGTATATGGATCAAGTGATCAGCGAGTCGCAACGTAAGCAGGCGGTCGTGATATTCTTGAAGAAGATATGCACTAATGAGTGCGAACTGGTCGGTTCGGACGGATTGAGTGTGCGCGTGGAACCTGGCATGAATGTGCACGTACCTATTGGACCGCTGCACCGCGATGCCGAATATTGGAGCGATCCGGATGTGTTTGATCCGGATCGGTTCAGCGAGGAGAGGAAGCGAGACATACAGAAGATGAGCTTCCTTCCGTTTGGCGAGGGCCCGCGAATGTGCGTCGGAATGAAGATGGCAATCTTGATGGTCAAATCCTGCTTAGCTACTTTCTTGAACAATTATCAGATAGAGCTGTCGCCGAAGACTACGGTGCCGTTAAAGTTGTCCAAATATCATTTCTTGCCCGAATCTGTTTCCGGCGTTTGGGTAAATGTTTCGAAACTATAA